Within the Salarias fasciatus chromosome 2, fSalaFa1.1, whole genome shotgun sequence genome, the region GGAGAGGGGGAAGGCTGGCGCTGGGGAATGGAGGGGGAGTCGCCTCGTCTGACGTCTGAATAGATGCACTCTGGGGCGTCTGTCTCGGCTCTGAGCGACTCTCTCCTCATCGTGGGAGGCGTGGCTCTCCTCAAGTTATAATAAATGCTGTCCTCCATGTCGTCCTGGTCTAGAGACTCCAGGGAGTAGCACAgttcttcctcatcctcatcctcatcctcagtcGCCTCGCTGCTGCAGGGGAGATGCAGATTGACAAGCGACAGCGGCTTCGCGCTTTTAGCTGAGGCGTCATCGATAGTGGAGTAGTGACAGGCGGGGTCGTCTCCTGCCTCGGCCGAAGCGTCTGCAGGATCGTAGCTGGGAGGCCCTGCAGGGCGGTGGGCCGGGAAGTCCAGAGGAGACGAGGCGGACGACGATCCTCTGTGGACGCTCGCAGGCCTCCCGTCCACTGAGCAGTGCTTGGATATGGCCTGGAAGATCTCTGGGCCGTGCCGGGTCTGGAAGGTGAACACTCCCTCTCCGGATTCACACCGGCGGCCTGCTTCGATGCAGAAACCCTCCTGGAacaacacacagtgacacacagtcATCTGTGCTGCAAGAAATGAGACATGTATGTGCTCTAATGTCCCTGAttcgtggagtttgcatgttctccctgagtgcagggcttttcctccttcctgcccGGCTCCAGCCACACTCACTGCTGAGCGTATTGATTTGCTCTCCAGGCTAGCCAGCCGCTCACATCCAGCAGCCAAACACAGCGGTGTAATCcctctcttttatttttgcagCTTGAACGACTATTTTCCGACCTGTCAAACCATTTCCGCTGAGCATTTGTGAATAATGTGACCTCTGTGTGCGCTTTATCAAGACTGCGGCGGCGAAGTTTACTCAGTAATTTTACCTCAACCTGTCCGAATTTGCGCAGGAGCCTGTAGGGCCAGCGGTAGACGACGCGGCTGGCGTCGGCGGCGAGCAGCATCATCCCCTCCCTGTGCGGCGAGACCAGATAATCCCCGGACAACTTGCACCTCTTGGACGCCTCCGTGCTCAGAACGGTGACGTGGTAGTGGTTCGGAGGAAGAGTCGAATCTGAACATGAAATAAACATCACGGCGCTCTGAGGTCAGCGCGGCATTAAAGGAAGAGATTTTCCACGAGAGGCCTGAGGAGTAATGTGTTCGGAGAGGACATAAATATacacaaatacattttcaggctgaggagaaaaaaaaaaaaaggaaaagaggctGATTTAAGGCCCGCATTCGCCTAATCTCTCCGTGTGACTGGGCTGCCCGAATTGTTCAGAAGTGTAATCCATTAGGAAATAGAAAGAAATGCATTTGTATAAGCTGCTGCTTGCTGACGCTAATACATTCTGGCTTTCATGTGAGAATAAATTAGTGGCTGTAGCTTCCGCTCACATTTAGCGAAAGTTTCTGCAGGAGTCCTGAATTTATGACTCCATAACATCTTTCAACTTTGACATAATCCGCTCGCCCTCCGGAGTCGTTCAGAAGCAGCACTGACTCTAATTAATGGCTATTATTTCCTTGTATATACATTTCGCCCTGGAAGTTTACTGCTGATATCTGTGAGCTCAGGGACTTTGACAGAGCGTGTAAAGTTATTGATCAGTGCCACAAATTGTGAGGAAGCTATCTGAACTGTTTATGCCTATTTAAACCCTATTATCTTGTCTAAAACCCTGATATTGACTTTAAAAGCTTGAACCTAACAGTCAAAAGGAGCACTTTATGGACACAGACATGCTTTTTACTCACAAATACAAAGAACATTTTAAGACACAACAGACTATTTCGAGCCCTTCACCACCTCTGTGCTAACAGAACTATATTTATAATTTTACTCTACAGTTTTTATCTTCTACTTCAAGGTGACTAATGTGACACTTGAATATGAGATTATCTCAGTGACTGAAACATGCGCCACATCCTGCCGTGCTGGCTGCCCGCCGTCTTCCACATGAGATGATTAAAGTTGATTTGCTCTCATCGCCCGTGGTGTCGGGTCATTCGTCTCTTTAATATGAGagaaatctgcaaaaacaaagccATTATCAAAATGCCATGGCTTCCTAATTGCAGCCGTTTCATTTCATGAATGCAACTTCCACCCTAAACTCGGAGTTATAGTTGTATGCAACTTTATAatatttcatcctttttttgtttgattttgaaggtCACAAATGTGTTCAAGTTCTACACAAATTCTATTTGAtgtttggaacaaaaaaaaagaggccatGAGCCATGGCTTCATGCACTCCTAATTCTATCTTTACATGGTGATATTAGCTGTATGCACAAGGCCATCAACCAAATTCTAAATCTGtcgtctttttattttttctgcattACCACTTCTCCATGATGAGTAAATGTCATTGTCCTCCATGATGAAGCTGGTTCCTTCCTCAAAACTCCCTTTGTCTGATTCTCCAGGATCCTTCTGTAAACACAGTGGCAGGGTAAACATGACATGGAGTCTACACCTCGCCCTTATCGCCGCTTTATGGCTTCAAAGTGCCAAGACACAAGAAAGAGCGTATCTTGTGCAAGCAGCAGGTTTGGAGAAGTTAAGTTAGAGAGGTTACAGATACCGCGTTAACTTCCTCATTATGCCGTCGGCTGCAGACGACGTTTATTCTCACCTTTTTCACAGATTGAAAAGATCACTGCTGGTagggaaaaaaagtttcaagAGAAGGAAAGCGGATACCTGGAAGGCCAGAATACAGAGGGCGTTCAGCCAGTcctggctgctggaggaggctaAGGTGTAGGTGCACTGCGTGGTGATCAGGTGGAAGGCCGTGCAGCCGGCAGGGCAGGACGCTTTGGGGGCAAAGGTGACGCTCAGGCAGTCGCTGAGACGCACCACTTTCCTCTCGGACGACTTCTGCCGGCCGACTCTCTTGGACTCGGGGTTGCTGTCGGCGGCGGAGCAGAACTCCAGCCGGCCCACCCCGGTGGAGCTGGCTTTAAAGAGCGCCATCCAGATTTTCCTCCATGTTCTCTgccagaggaggacagagcggCTGTTAGAGGACCTGCTGTATTTGGGAATAATTAAAAGCGCCCATTTCTGGAGTCACACGCCATTCTGTCCTCCTGAGGTTTCAACAGCAGGAATGATCTAAATGTTTGCTAATCATCACAAGCATTAACTATTCAAACTTTACATCTACACAAGTTCCACATTGTTTTTCAAGTAACTTATTTCGATCTACGTTCTTGTACTTGAACGTTTTTTGATGTAGGACAATCTTGTTCACGTAATTCCTACATTTTTTGTTTAACACAGTGGCTTAACAACAAATATTACACAAACTCATGTTCAGTTTAGAGCTGGTGCTCCAATAAATCTTCCTTTGAAGAACCAGATGCTGCATGAAAGAAATACTAATCAAACTTACTTAAATAAGAGGAATTTccatatctaaaaaaaaactagcaaGCCAACAAATATATATTctgattctatttttttatactCAGCCTTCACTATTGTGGAAAGATTTTTATATCAAACCAT harbors:
- the dok3 gene encoding docking protein 3, which translates into the protein MDVVFKEGMLYLQGAKFGKRTWRKIWMALFKASSTGVGRLEFCSAADSNPESKRVGRQKSSERKVVRLSDCLSVTFAPKASCPAGCTAFHLITTQCTYTLASSSSQDWLNALCILAFQKDPGESDKGSFEEGTSFIMEDNDIYSSWRSDSTLPPNHYHVTVLSTEASKRCKLSGDYLVSPHREGMMLLAADASRVVYRWPYRLLRKFGQVEEGFCIEAGRRCESGEGVFTFQTRHGPEIFQAISKHCSVDGRPASVHRGSSSASSPLDFPAHRPAGPPSYDPADASAEAGDDPACHYSTIDDASAKSAKPLSLVNLHLPCSSEATEDEDEDEEELCYSLESLDQDDMEDSIYYNLRRATPPTMRRESLRAETDAPECIYSDVRRGDSPSIPQRQPSPSPLTPPMHRSAPHLLSKPQTPQPPPVDDSVQTVGSAPALAEDDTEEATGSAAGVAPTEAPGSFKHRLAEIISKDLAKFQPPLPNRAGSSTFFP